The proteins below are encoded in one region of Oncorhynchus clarkii lewisi isolate Uvic-CL-2024 chromosome 33, UVic_Ocla_1.0, whole genome shotgun sequence:
- the LOC139392673 gene encoding clarin-1-like isoform X1: MPSRQKKIIFSVAGVLSFGCVLIVAAAMGSQFWVQGTMLCTTGAQLVNATGQELDQFVGRVNYGLFHGQTVKQCGLGGRPFRFSFFPNLVDVIPASLHVTVIFFCGVLILFSSVATGFFVYNAFGSPYETLHGALGLYLWNFVCCLCSCLVMILFASEVKLHRLSDHIANFNEGTFMYKTHTEQFDHSFWLIFLTFLVHGLNILLIRVAGIQFPFQEAKESNVNTGASDLMY; encoded by the exons ATGCCAAGTCGTCAAAAGAAAATTATATTCTCTGTCGCCGGTGTGTTGAGTTTCGGTTGCGTCCTCATTGTTGCGGCCGCGATGGGGTCGCAATTTTGGGTCCAGGGGACTATGCTGTGTACAACCGGGGCGCAGCTTGTAAATGCCACAGGACAAGAGCTTGATCAATTTGTCGGTAGGGTTAACTATGGTCTCTTTCACGGACAGACAGTGAAGCAATGTGGACTTGGTGGAAGACCCTTCAGATTTTCAT TTTTTCCGAACTTGGTGGACGTCATCCCAGCCAGTCTTCATGTCACTGTGATCTTCTTCTGCGGAgttctcatcctcttctcctctgtgGCCACAGGCTTCTTTGTGTACAACGCCTTTGGTAGTCCCTACGAGACTCTGCACGGAGCCCTGGGACTCTACCTCTGGAACTTTGTCTGCT GCCTCTGCAGCTGCCTGGTGATGATTCTGTTTGCGTCCGAGGTGAAGCTCCACCGGCTGTCTGACCACATCGCCAACTTCAACGAGGGCACGTTTATGTACAAGACGCATACAGAACAATTCGATCACTCCTTCTGGCTCATCTTCCTCACCTTCCTCGTCCATGGCCTTAACATCCTACTGATCCGTGTGGCCGGGATCCAGTTCCCCTTCCAGGAGGCCAAAGAGTCGAATGTCAACACTGGGGCATCAGATctcatgtactga
- the LOC139392673 gene encoding clarin-1-like isoform X2 has translation MPSRQKKIIFSVAGVLSFGCVLIVAAAMGSQFWVQGTMLCTTGAQLVNATGQELDQFVGRVNYGLFHGQTVKQCGLGGRPFRFSCFFVYNAFGSPYETLHGALGLYLWNFVCCLCSCLVMILFASEVKLHRLSDHIANFNEGTFMYKTHTEQFDHSFWLIFLTFLVHGLNILLIRVAGIQFPFQEAKESNVNTGASDLMY, from the exons ATGCCAAGTCGTCAAAAGAAAATTATATTCTCTGTCGCCGGTGTGTTGAGTTTCGGTTGCGTCCTCATTGTTGCGGCCGCGATGGGGTCGCAATTTTGGGTCCAGGGGACTATGCTGTGTACAACCGGGGCGCAGCTTGTAAATGCCACAGGACAAGAGCTTGATCAATTTGTCGGTAGGGTTAACTATGGTCTCTTTCACGGACAGACAGTGAAGCAATGTGGACTTGGTGGAAGACCCTTCAGATTTTCAT GCTTCTTTGTGTACAACGCCTTTGGTAGTCCCTACGAGACTCTGCACGGAGCCCTGGGACTCTACCTCTGGAACTTTGTCTGCT GCCTCTGCAGCTGCCTGGTGATGATTCTGTTTGCGTCCGAGGTGAAGCTCCACCGGCTGTCTGACCACATCGCCAACTTCAACGAGGGCACGTTTATGTACAAGACGCATACAGAACAATTCGATCACTCCTTCTGGCTCATCTTCCTCACCTTCCTCGTCCATGGCCTTAACATCCTACTGATCCGTGTGGCCGGGATCCAGTTCCCCTTCCAGGAGGCCAAAGAGTCGAATGTCAACACTGGGGCATCAGATctcatgtactga